From a single Arvicanthis niloticus isolate mArvNil1 chromosome 19, mArvNil1.pat.X, whole genome shotgun sequence genomic region:
- the Osmr gene encoding oncostatin-M-specific receptor subunit beta isoform X1 codes for MAFSVVLHQAFLLAVLFLRTSRSEVLGAPLLLTPEIHTVSIQPKLQEVNLEWTVPALTHQELNMIFQIEISRLKTSNIIWVENYTTTVKQEEAVSWDWTSDIPLECVTHFIRIRALVDDAKSPPQSFWGNWSSWKEVSAQVSVDPDTLLLLPQDKLLEEGSNVTICLMYGKNLYNVSCKLQEEPIHGEQLDSHVSLLKLNNVVFLSNAGTNINCQAMNTTKNPFGTVLLVSKVLEEPKNFSCETQDFKTLDCSWEPGIDTILLWSQRFQNYTLCESFSERCEVSNHRNSYTWQITEDPQETYNFTLTAENQLRKKSVSISFNLTHRVHPKAPHDVTLKAVGATKANMTWKVHSRGNNYTLLCQIELQYEGEVIHEHNVSVHMSANYLFSDLEPDTEYKACVRCASANHFWKWSDWTQEEFSTPEAAPSQALDVWRQVRAEKGTHVVTLFWKPLLKSQANGKIIAYDIVVENEAKPTESEHYSVLAPALSTNLSLDLHPYKIHITANNSAGASPESVMVLSKDSGHEEVQEKTIKGMKNAFNISWEPVSGDTVGYVVDWCAHSQDQHCDLQWKNVGPNTTSTIITSDAFKPGVRYNFRIFERSVEQSARLVEKQRGYTQELAPLVNPEVKIDNLTPNSFVLNWSDYTSDFQSGFIKGYYVYLKSKELQCNQNWERIPPDNPMICKYDINGSETKILTVENLRPESLYEFFVTPYTSAGQGPNETFRKVTTPDARSHMLLPILLPMTLGVLLSIVVCYWKSQWVKETCYPDIPNPYKSSILSLIKSKKNPHLILNIKDCIPDVLEVINKAEGSKTQCVGSGKLHTEDVPTKPPSVPTEKDSSSPVPFVFFENFTYDQSAFDSGSHGLIPGPLKDTAHQLGLLAPPNKLQNVLENDYMKSLVESPTEETSLIYVSQLASPMCGDKDRLVMNPTMPVHGSEYKRQMAVQREPPITFSEGE; via the exons ATGGCGTTCTCTGTGGTCCTTCATCAAGCCTTCCTCCTGGCAGTGCTGTTCCTGAGGACATCCCGAAGTGAAG TCTTGGGGGCACCTTTACTGTTGACTCCTGAGATACATACGGTTTCTATTCAGCCTAAACTTCAAGAAGTGAATTTAGAATGGACTGTCCCAGCCCTTACTCATCAAGAATTAAACATGATATTTCAAATAGAGATCAGTAGACTGAAAACATCCAACATCATCTGGGTG GAGAATTATACCACGACTGTGAAGCAGGAAGAAGCTGTGAGTTGGGACTGGACATCTGATATCCCCTTGGAGTGTGTCACACATTTCATTAGAATAAGGGCTCTGGTAGATGACGCCAAGTCCCCTCCACAGAGTTTCTGGGGCAACTGGAGTTCCTGGAAAGAAGTTAGTG CACAAGTTTCAGTTGACCCTGATACATTATTATTACTTCCACAAGACAAACTCTTGGAAGAAGGCTCCAATGTCACCATCTGTTTGATGTATGGGAAGAATCTATATAATGTATCCTGTAAGTTGCAAGAAGAGCCAATCCATGGAGAACAACTTGATTCACACGTGTCATTATTAAAATTGAATAATGTAGTTTTCCTTAGCAACGCAGGGACAAACATCAATTGTCAAGCCATGAATACTACTAAAAATCCATTTGGTACTGTTCTCTTGGTTTCAA AAGTACTTGAAGAACCCAAGAATTTTTCCTGTGAAACCCAAGACTTTAAGACCTTGGACTGTTCATGGGAACCTGGGATAGATACGATTTTGCTTTGGTCTCAACGTTTTCAAAACTACACTTTATGTGAATC gtTCTCGGAGAGATGTGAAGTTTCTAACCACAGAAACTCCTATACCTGGCAAATCACTGAGGACCCACAGGAAACATATAACTTCACTCTCACAGCTGAAAACCAACTAAGGAAAAAAAGTGTCAGCATCAGTTTTAACCTGACCCATAGAG TTCATCCAAAGGCTCCCCATGACGTCACCCTTAAAGCTGTAGGTGCTACAAAAGCCAACATGACTTGGAAGGTTCACTCCCGTGGAAACAACTACACACTTTTGTGTCAAATTGAACTCCAATATGAAGGAGAGGTGATACAC GAGCACAACGTTTCTGTCCACATGAGCGCAAACTACCTCTTCAGTGATCTGGAGCCAGACACAGAATACAAGGCTTGTGTGCGCTGTGCAAGTGCCAACCACTTTTGGAAATGGAGTGACTGGACGCAAGAAGAGTTCAGCACACCTGAGGCTG CCCCCTCACAGGCTCTTGATGTGTGGAGACAAGTGCGAGCAGAGAAGGGAACACATGTTGTGACCTTATTCTGGAAG CCACTATTAAAATCGCAGGCCAATGGCAAAATCATAGCCTATGATATAGTTGTAGAAAATGAAGCCAAACCAACGGAATCAGAACACTACTCTGTTCTGGCACCAGCCCTTAGCACAAACCTGAGCCTCGACCTTCATCCTTACAAGATTCACATCACAGCCAACAACAGTGCGGGGGCATCTCCTGAGTCCGTGATGGTCCTTTCTAAAGATTCTGGACATG AAGAGGTCCAGGAAAAAACAATTAAAGGTATGAAGAATGCATTCAATATTTCTTGGGAGCCTGTATCTGGAGACACAGTAGGCTATGTTGTGGACTGGTGTGCACATTCTCAGGACCAACACTGTGATTTGCAGTGGAAGAACGTAGGTCCCAATACCACAAGCACCATCATCACCTCAG ATGCTTTTAAACCAGGGGTGCGCTACAACTTCAGAATTTTTGAAAGATCTGTGGAACAGAGTGCTCGGTTAGTAGAGAAACAAAGAGGATACACCCAGGAACTGG CTCCTTTGGTGAATCCAGAAGTGAAGATTGATAACTTGACTCCTAACTCCTTCGTTCTAAATTGGTCAGATTACACCAGTGACTTCCAGTCTGGTTTTATAAAAGGGTACTACGTGTATTTGAAATCTAAGGAGCTGCAGTGCAACCAAAACTGGGAAAGGATTCCTCCAG ATAATCCAATGATCTGTAAATATGACATCAATGGCTCAGAGACAAAGATACTCACCGTGGAAAATCTTCGGCCAGAGTCCCTCTATGAGTTTTTCGTCACTCCATATACCAGCGCCGGCCAGGGACCCAATGAAACGTTCAGAAAGGTCACAACTCCAGATGCACGCT ccCATATGCTGCTGCCGATCTTATTACCCATGACCCTCGGTGTCTTGCTCAGCATCGTTGTGTGTTACTGGAAAAGTCAGTG GGTGAAGGAGACGTGCTATCCTGACATTCCCAATCCATACAAGAGCAGCATCCTGTCACTCATAAAATCCAAG AAGAATCCTCACCTAATACTGAACATCAAAGACTGCATTCCAGATGTCCTTGAAGTTATAAACAAAGCAGAAGGCAGCAAGACACAGTGTGTGGGCTCTGGGAAACTTCACACTGAAGATGTACCCACTAAGCCTCCGTCTGTGCCAACAGAAAAGGATTCCTCTAGCCCCGTGCCCTTCgtcttctttgagaattttacttATGATCAGTCAGCTTTTGATTCCGGTTCCCATGGCCTCATTCCAGGACCCCTGAAAGACACAGCACACCAACTCGGACTATTGGCTCCACCTAACAAGTTACAGAATGTATTAGAAAACGACTACATGAAGTCCCTGGTTGAAAGTCCTACTGAAGAAACTAGCTTGATTTATGTGTCCCAGCTGGCTTCACCCATGTGTGGAGACAAGGACAGGCTTGTCATGAATCCAACCATGCCAGTGCATGGTTCAGAGTATAAACGGCAAATGGCAGTTCAGAGGGAGCCTCCCATCACCTTCTCTGAAGGAGAATAA
- the Osmr gene encoding oncostatin-M-specific receptor subunit beta isoform X2, producing MAFSVVLHQAFLLAVLFLRTSRSEVLGAPLLLTPEIHTVSIQPKLQEVNLEWTVPALTHQELNMIFQIEISRLKTSNIIWVENYTTTVKQEEAVSWDWTSDIPLECVTHFIRIRALVDDAKSPPQSFWGNWSSWKEVSAQVSVDPDTLLLLPQDKLLEEGSNVTICLMYGKNLYNVSCKLQEEPIHGEQLDSHVSLLKLNNVVFLSNAGTNINCQAMNTTKNPFGTVLLVSKVLEEPKNFSCETQDFKTLDCSWEPGIDTILLWSQRFQNYTLCESFSERCEVSNHRNSYTWQITEDPQETYNFTLTAENQLRKKSVSISFNLTHRVHPKAPHDVTLKAVGATKANMTWKVHSRGNNYTLLCQIELQYEGEVIHEHNVSVHMSANYLFSDLEPDTEYKACVRCASANHFWKWSDWTQEEFSTPEAGVHHNTKSCIKGSKH from the exons ATGGCGTTCTCTGTGGTCCTTCATCAAGCCTTCCTCCTGGCAGTGCTGTTCCTGAGGACATCCCGAAGTGAAG TCTTGGGGGCACCTTTACTGTTGACTCCTGAGATACATACGGTTTCTATTCAGCCTAAACTTCAAGAAGTGAATTTAGAATGGACTGTCCCAGCCCTTACTCATCAAGAATTAAACATGATATTTCAAATAGAGATCAGTAGACTGAAAACATCCAACATCATCTGGGTG GAGAATTATACCACGACTGTGAAGCAGGAAGAAGCTGTGAGTTGGGACTGGACATCTGATATCCCCTTGGAGTGTGTCACACATTTCATTAGAATAAGGGCTCTGGTAGATGACGCCAAGTCCCCTCCACAGAGTTTCTGGGGCAACTGGAGTTCCTGGAAAGAAGTTAGTG CACAAGTTTCAGTTGACCCTGATACATTATTATTACTTCCACAAGACAAACTCTTGGAAGAAGGCTCCAATGTCACCATCTGTTTGATGTATGGGAAGAATCTATATAATGTATCCTGTAAGTTGCAAGAAGAGCCAATCCATGGAGAACAACTTGATTCACACGTGTCATTATTAAAATTGAATAATGTAGTTTTCCTTAGCAACGCAGGGACAAACATCAATTGTCAAGCCATGAATACTACTAAAAATCCATTTGGTACTGTTCTCTTGGTTTCAA AAGTACTTGAAGAACCCAAGAATTTTTCCTGTGAAACCCAAGACTTTAAGACCTTGGACTGTTCATGGGAACCTGGGATAGATACGATTTTGCTTTGGTCTCAACGTTTTCAAAACTACACTTTATGTGAATC gtTCTCGGAGAGATGTGAAGTTTCTAACCACAGAAACTCCTATACCTGGCAAATCACTGAGGACCCACAGGAAACATATAACTTCACTCTCACAGCTGAAAACCAACTAAGGAAAAAAAGTGTCAGCATCAGTTTTAACCTGACCCATAGAG TTCATCCAAAGGCTCCCCATGACGTCACCCTTAAAGCTGTAGGTGCTACAAAAGCCAACATGACTTGGAAGGTTCACTCCCGTGGAAACAACTACACACTTTTGTGTCAAATTGAACTCCAATATGAAGGAGAGGTGATACAC GAGCACAACGTTTCTGTCCACATGAGCGCAAACTACCTCTTCAGTGATCTGGAGCCAGACACAGAATACAAGGCTTGTGTGCGCTGTGCAAGTGCCAACCACTTTTGGAAATGGAGTGACTGGACGCAAGAAGAGTTCAGCACACCTGAGGCTG gggttcaccacaacacaaagagctgtattaaagggtcgaagcattag